Proteins from one Pyrobaculum neutrophilum V24Sta genomic window:
- a CDS encoding TusE/DsrC/DsvC family sulfur relay protein: MPVKCPGEYKVDDVTIILDEECFLSNPEVWNEKVAEWMARELEGIQKMTEDHWKVVKYLREYWETYGVCPPIKMLLKETGFTLEQIYQLFPSGPANGACKVAGAPKPTGCV, encoded by the coding sequence TGCCGGTAAAATGTCCAGGGGAGTATAAAGTAGACGATGTAACAATAATATTAGACGAAGAATGTTTTTTATCAAATCCCGAGGTGTGGAATGAAAAAGTTGCCGAGTGGATGGCACGGGAGCTTGAGGGCATACAGAAGATGACCGAGGACCACTGGAAGGTAGTTAAGTACCTTAGAGAGTATTGGGAGACCTACGGCGTGTGTCCACCTATAAAGATGTTGCTAAAGGAGACTGGATTTACTCTTGAGCAGATCTACCAGCTATTTCCCTCGGGGCCTGCCAACGGCGCTTGTAAAGTAGCAGGAGCGCCAAAGCCAACAGGCTGCGTCTAG
- a CDS encoding putative sulfate exporter family transporter, producing the protein MSQPKKIDWSSLYKKEDWWALWLGLALFFYAFIGFYAYRDALGWVPMWKVWTDISSPVAVPNPKLVFGSPWVNLIVAWIVMMLLLMGPAKLIGIKPLDWVKGFTVIYWLWWICAIITGYKPIASVVTTEFAFTLALFIGILIGNLPKLPQWLLGSARGEWFIKTAIVLLGAKILFTDWIRYGGSVLTMVLMGFPVFMLLAFPIFRLFTKNTDLSVVSAVGVGVCGVSAAIAAAGAIGAPAIYPTMVSAAILIYAAVELIILPMVAISLVKSGVISEAAAGAWMGLSVKTDGAAAASAEIVARGIGSDTPLKIGVMSKVLIDIWIGTIAFVLALIWVFLVEPRRAAVATQRKPSPLELWFRFPKFVLGYFFTSLVVSALILSLAGSVYAKAANPVDEATKAVVPIVVGRGTDPFRVLLFGLTFVAIGINTRFSLMKQYKVWNLFIAYGIALLVIIGVAYLLATSFFPK; encoded by the coding sequence ATGTCTCAGCCAAAAAAGATAGACTGGTCCTCTCTATATAAGAAGGAGGATTGGTGGGCGTTGTGGCTAGGGCTGGCGCTCTTTTTCTATGCGTTTATAGGCTTCTACGCGTATAGAGACGCCCTGGGTTGGGTGCCGATGTGGAAGGTGTGGACAGATATCTCGTCGCCTGTGGCTGTGCCCAACCCCAAGTTGGTATTTGGCTCGCCTTGGGTAAACCTCATAGTGGCTTGGATAGTGATGATGTTGCTATTGATGGGCCCCGCCAAGCTAATTGGCATAAAGCCACTGGACTGGGTAAAGGGTTTCACTGTGATTTACTGGCTGTGGTGGATATGTGCAATAATTACAGGCTACAAACCTATCGCCAGTGTAGTGACTACTGAATTCGCTTTTACACTGGCATTGTTCATAGGCATCTTAATTGGCAATCTGCCCAAATTGCCACAGTGGCTGTTAGGGTCGGCGAGGGGCGAGTGGTTTATAAAAACTGCAATTGTCCTCCTGGGTGCTAAGATCCTTTTCACAGACTGGATTAGATACGGCGGCTCCGTCCTCACAATGGTCCTAATGGGGTTCCCCGTGTTTATGTTATTGGCCTTCCCCATATTTAGACTCTTCACAAAGAACACAGACTTAAGCGTTGTTTCAGCTGTCGGCGTTGGCGTCTGTGGAGTCTCTGCTGCTATAGCGGCGGCGGGCGCCATAGGGGCGCCTGCCATATACCCCACGATGGTTTCCGCTGCCATACTTATCTACGCTGCTGTCGAGTTGATAATACTGCCTATGGTTGCGATAAGTCTTGTTAAATCTGGTGTAATATCGGAAGCTGCCGCAGGCGCTTGGATGGGCCTTTCTGTGAAGACTGACGGTGCGGCGGCCGCTTCGGCAGAAATTGTCGCAAGAGGTATAGGCTCAGACACGCCGCTTAAAATAGGCGTAATGAGCAAAGTGCTCATCGACATCTGGATCGGCACAATCGCCTTCGTGCTTGCGCTAATTTGGGTATTCCTAGTCGAGCCTAGACGCGCCGCAGTAGCAACACAGAGGAAGCCGTCGCCGCTGGAGCTGTGGTTTAGATTCCCCAAGTTCGTCCTGGGGTACTTCTTCACTAGTCTCGTGGTCTCAGCGCTTATCTTAAGCCTTGCGGGCTCTGTATATGCAAAAGCGGCGAATCCCGTCGATGAGGCCACAAAAGCTGTTGTCCCCATAGTGGTAGGCCGCGGCACCGACCCGTTTAGAGTTCTGCTCTTCGGCCTCACATTTGTAGCTATTGGAATAAACACACGCTTCTCGCTGATGAAGCAGTATAAGGTGTGGAACCTCTTCATAGCCTACGGCATAGCGTTACTTGTAATAATAGGCGTTGCCTACCTCCTAGCCACTTCCTTCTTCCCCAAATAA
- a CDS encoding peroxiredoxin, with product MPEVKGPYLGMKIPEDLCFDTDAGRRCFRDYKGRWLLLFSHPGDFRPVCTTEFIAFAKKYDEFKKRGVELLGLSVDTVYSNVEWKRQIKQLWGVEIPFPIISDVPDFQVASLFNAIPPGTTVTVRALALIDPELKLVWFALYPLAVGRGVDEILRVIDAIQFNYKHGYLAPVDWRPGDPVIVPPPQRYEGAEKRLKETGIECKTWWFCTKKYEEVVG from the coding sequence ATGCCAGAAGTAAAAGGCCCGTATCTGGGGATGAAAATTCCGGAGGATTTATGTTTTGATACAGACGCCGGGAGGAGGTGCTTCCGCGACTACAAGGGCAGGTGGCTGTTGTTGTTTAGCCATCCCGGCGACTTCAGACCGGTCTGCACGACAGAGTTTATCGCGTTTGCGAAGAAATACGACGAGTTTAAGAAGAGGGGCGTCGAGCTACTCGGCCTTAGTGTAGACACCGTCTATAGCAATGTAGAGTGGAAGAGGCAGATAAAGCAGCTGTGGGGCGTCGAGATTCCATTTCCAATAATCTCTGACGTGCCAGATTTCCAAGTAGCAAGTTTGTTTAACGCAATTCCACCAGGCACGACAGTGACGGTGAGAGCCTTGGCGTTGATCGACCCAGAGCTAAAGCTAGTTTGGTTCGCCCTATATCCACTTGCAGTTGGTAGAGGCGTCGATGAAATATTACGTGTAATTGACGCAATACAATTTAACTATAAACATGGCTATCTGGCGCCTGTCGATTGGAGGCCAGGCGACCCAGTAATAGTCCCACCGCCTCAAAGATACGAGGGCGCTGAGAAGAGACTAAAGGAGACCGGAATCGAGTGCAAGACCTGGTGGTTCTGTACAAAGAAGTATGAAGAAGTAGTGGGATAG